A section of the Marinoscillum sp. 108 genome encodes:
- a CDS encoding exonuclease domain-containing protein, with amino-acid sequence MMLKLKNPLVVFDLETTGTNIANDRIVEMALLKVMPDGTVEEKSRRINPTIPIPLETSLIHGIYDEDVKDEPNFKQVAKSLATWLEGCDLAGFNILKFDVPMLVEEFLRANVDFEVDNRKLVDAQKIFHLMEKRNLSAAYQFYCGKPLENAHSALADTQATYEVLMAQIDKYEGEPVKDLLGKELGTIKNDMNILHELTNQKMVDLAGRMVYNDKGEETFNFGKHRGKLVSEVLQKEPSFYDWMMKGDFPLDTKRRLTKIRLRNNFG; translated from the coding sequence ATAATGCTCAAATTAAAAAACCCATTGGTCGTATTTGACCTGGAGACCACAGGCACCAATATTGCCAATGACAGAATAGTGGAGATGGCGCTACTCAAAGTAATGCCAGATGGCACGGTAGAAGAAAAAAGCCGCCGCATCAACCCCACCATCCCTATTCCCCTGGAAACCAGTTTGATTCATGGCATTTATGACGAAGATGTCAAGGACGAACCCAACTTTAAGCAGGTAGCTAAATCACTGGCTACATGGCTGGAAGGTTGTGATCTTGCCGGGTTCAACATCCTGAAATTTGATGTACCCATGTTGGTAGAAGAGTTCTTAAGAGCGAATGTAGATTTTGAGGTGGATAACCGAAAACTAGTGGATGCTCAGAAAATTTTCCATCTGATGGAAAAGCGAAATCTCTCAGCAGCGTATCAGTTCTACTGTGGCAAACCCCTGGAAAATGCCCACAGTGCCCTGGCTGATACTCAGGCAACCTACGAGGTACTTATGGCTCAGATAGACAAGTACGAAGGTGAGCCTGTTAAGGATCTTCTGGGAAAAGAATTGGGCACTATCAAAAATGACATGAACATCCTTCATGAACTCACCAATCAGAAAATGGTGGATTTAGCTGGCAGGATGGTCTACAACGATAAAGGAGAGGAAACCTTCAATTTTGGAAAGCATCGTGGCAAGCTCGTGTCAGAAGTTTTACAAAAAGAGCCCAGCTTTTATGACTGGATGATGAAAGGTGATTTTCCCCTTGACACCAAACGAAGACTAACCAAGATAAGATTAAGAAATAACTTTGGGTAA